Proteins from a single region of Belliella baltica DSM 15883:
- a CDS encoding dipeptidase, with product MRKILTLALAASLTFACNEKPAEVDYTQLTDEERLEIAKEFTKNTILVDGHMDLPYRMYNQGNTMTGEVYDFINRQEAGNIDYVRAREGGMDAPFMAIYIPAGYQESGGAKALADTLIMMVERLASTWPDKIALAKSPEEIEENFKKGLLSLPMGIENAAAIEDDLSNVAYFFDKGIRYMTLTHGKDNLVGDSSYDDAETHGGLSEFGKDVVKEMNRLGMIIDVSHITDKTFFDVAELSTAPIVATHSSVRNFTPGFERNVSDEVIQKIAEKDGMVMITFGGSFLDQAYSEKNTANRTHIQEWLEENNLNRRDSAAQEYISSYTAANKPTVHVSKVAEHIDHVVKLVGIDHVGLGSDFDGVGDSLPEGLKDASMYPNLIAELMKLGYSNEDLEKICYKNFFRVWKAVEAIAE from the coding sequence ATGAGAAAAATACTAACACTTGCACTTGCTGCGTCCTTGACATTTGCCTGTAACGAAAAACCTGCAGAAGTTGATTATACACAACTGACTGACGAAGAAAGACTTGAAATTGCTAAAGAGTTTACAAAAAACACAATCCTTGTTGATGGGCACATGGACTTGCCTTATAGAATGTATAATCAAGGAAATACCATGACAGGAGAAGTTTATGACTTTATCAACAGGCAAGAAGCTGGAAACATTGATTATGTCAGAGCGCGAGAAGGAGGCATGGATGCACCATTTATGGCAATATATATCCCAGCAGGATATCAAGAAAGTGGAGGCGCAAAAGCTTTAGCAGATACATTGATCATGATGGTCGAAAGACTTGCTAGTACGTGGCCAGATAAAATCGCTCTTGCTAAATCTCCCGAAGAAATAGAGGAAAATTTCAAAAAAGGCCTGCTTTCTCTTCCTATGGGTATAGAAAATGCAGCAGCAATCGAAGACGATCTCAGTAATGTCGCTTACTTTTTTGATAAAGGGATTCGTTATATGACATTGACGCATGGAAAAGATAACTTAGTAGGCGATTCTTCCTATGACGATGCAGAGACTCACGGAGGATTGAGTGAATTTGGTAAAGACGTAGTCAAAGAAATGAACAGACTCGGCATGATTATCGACGTTTCGCACATTACTGATAAGACATTTTTTGACGTGGCTGAACTGAGTACTGCTCCTATCGTGGCGACACATAGTTCAGTCCGAAACTTTACCCCCGGTTTTGAAAGAAATGTATCAGACGAGGTGATTCAAAAAATCGCTGAAAAAGACGGAATGGTGATGATTACATTTGGAGGAAGCTTCTTAGATCAAGCTTATTCTGAGAAAAATACTGCAAATAGGACTCATATTCAGGAATGGCTAGAAGAAAACAACCTGAATAGAAGAGATTCTGCAGCACAGGAATATATTTCCTCTTACACTGCAGCTAATAAGCCTACAGTTCATGTATCAAAAGTTGCTGAGCATATTGATCATGTTGTGAAACTAGTAGGAATAGATCATGTTGGTTTAGGGTCTGATTTTGATGGTGTCGGAGATAGTCTTCCTGAAGGACTCAAAGATGCTTCCATGTACCCGAACCTTATAGCAGAATTGATGAAATTAGGATATTCTAATGAAGATCTTGAAAAGATCTGCTATAAAAATTTCTTCAGAGTTTGGAAAGCTGTTGAAGCAATTGCCGAATAA
- a CDS encoding histidine kinase N-terminal 7TM domain-containing protein has product MLEQLQFNLISFPVFATSTLFLFLIIMNIKRGNQSGEKYFTFLLISCCVYAILYGFEIISTERAFIVGFYKAEFVGGVFITPLLLAFMLKFTGNDRFLTKKNLILLLGSAIFFLVLLLTNSFHQLFYRSFDIIENKHFSAIQFEAGPLHWIYGGYNITLVIVTNILLFRMLFFIPKTYSKQVYVFLLATLIPWATHIIDLIGFHTYQVDLVPFSLAISALIMSFGLFKLNMLKTMPIAFEKIFNELNDGVIILDQVGHVVAQNKTVLKQLELYAPLDKFSVVQKWPSLKVYFDLLQEPKPMEFQVNPRQTFLVKRDSVVDLEDRNEAIHYIIFRDITIEKNSEERIKYNESKLQLANESLLKNEKMLKSIAMATKELLSNPDFSIATQKAITILGEGASVDRAYLFENSQDEAGSLFSSQRFEWSASGVPPQINNPELQGLPMNMFGEAVDFLKENKVYQAIVSQLEDHDLKELLEGQKIKSILLIPIFVENDFWGYVGFDDCTQEKVWSEAEAALLLSFADSISNALERKSLEQNLFESMQQAKDANIAKSEFLANMSHEIRTPLNGVIGFSDLLMRTSLDETQRDYLKSITQSGNLLLELINDILDFSKIEAGKLELSPVILNLREIAEELLSIFKPKAEEKNIKLILSLDLNIPEVVVMDITRIKQIIMNLLSNAVKFTKEGEIELAIQVNDINPAKQIAGITFSVRDTGIGISKEKEKVIFEAFAQEDNTTTRKYGGTGLGLSICNKLLELMESKLKLETELGRGSKFSFTIDVPFDEGSYKSELADGTFRKKVLNPNVLKTKANKILLVDDNPVNMLLAKTVVRSLIPEASIFEAKNGLEAIESFKIHKPDIVFMDIQMPELSGYEATKKIREFEQNLNQRVPIIALTAGTVKGEHDRCIEAGMDDYLSKPILVSDISDMLYKYLKGDRKTETHQYQSKFDEYKITDPEFFLELIEVSKVNISELRKTLESYIQEQNLNKIKQTGHALKGVALNLELSNLIDLASELERLKEFPASESQEIFKKTDKEIQKIIDTLSEEIDEAKKT; this is encoded by the coding sequence ATGTTAGAGCAACTTCAATTTAATTTAATCTCATTTCCAGTTTTTGCAACAAGTACACTGTTTTTGTTTCTTATAATAATGAACATAAAAAGAGGGAATCAATCCGGTGAAAAATATTTTACTTTTCTCTTAATCAGTTGTTGTGTCTATGCAATATTGTACGGCTTTGAGATCATCTCAACAGAAAGAGCTTTTATCGTTGGTTTTTACAAAGCAGAATTTGTAGGTGGTGTATTTATCACACCCTTGCTTTTGGCTTTTATGCTTAAGTTTACAGGGAATGATCGGTTTTTGACCAAAAAGAACTTGATTTTACTGCTTGGTTCAGCTATTTTTTTTCTTGTTCTTTTGCTGACAAATTCTTTTCATCAGCTTTTTTATAGATCCTTTGATATTATTGAAAATAAGCACTTTTCAGCAATTCAATTTGAGGCGGGGCCTTTACACTGGATTTATGGAGGCTATAACATCACACTTGTGATCGTCACAAATATTCTTTTATTTCGGATGCTATTTTTCATCCCAAAGACTTATTCAAAACAAGTTTATGTGTTCCTTCTTGCAACACTAATTCCTTGGGCAACTCATATCATAGATTTGATTGGTTTTCATACCTATCAAGTTGATTTAGTTCCTTTTTCTTTAGCAATAAGTGCATTGATCATGTCTTTTGGATTATTTAAATTGAATATGCTCAAAACAATGCCTATAGCATTCGAGAAAATTTTTAATGAACTGAATGATGGGGTGATTATTTTGGATCAGGTTGGACATGTCGTAGCTCAAAATAAAACAGTACTAAAACAATTAGAACTTTATGCGCCTCTTGATAAGTTTAGTGTAGTCCAAAAGTGGCCAAGTCTCAAAGTTTATTTTGATCTTTTACAGGAGCCAAAACCTATGGAGTTTCAAGTAAATCCAAGACAAACATTTTTGGTAAAAAGGGATTCTGTGGTAGACTTGGAGGATCGAAACGAGGCAATTCATTATATAATATTTAGAGATATTACGATAGAAAAAAATTCTGAAGAGCGAATCAAATACAATGAAAGTAAGCTTCAGCTTGCAAATGAAAGTTTGCTGAAAAATGAAAAAATGCTGAAATCAATTGCTATGGCTACCAAAGAATTGCTATCTAATCCGGATTTTTCGATTGCTACACAAAAAGCCATTACTATTTTGGGGGAAGGTGCGTCTGTTGATAGAGCCTATCTTTTTGAAAACAGTCAGGATGAAGCAGGTAGTCTCTTTAGTTCACAGCGGTTTGAATGGAGTGCAAGTGGAGTTCCTCCACAAATTAATAACCCAGAGCTTCAAGGTTTGCCTATGAATATGTTTGGTGAGGCAGTTGATTTCTTGAAAGAAAATAAAGTTTACCAAGCAATTGTTTCCCAACTAGAGGATCATGATTTGAAGGAATTGCTAGAAGGTCAGAAAATCAAATCCATTCTTCTTATTCCAATTTTTGTTGAGAATGATTTTTGGGGTTATGTGGGCTTCGACGACTGTACCCAAGAGAAAGTTTGGAGCGAAGCAGAGGCTGCTCTTTTATTAAGTTTTGCAGATAGTATTTCTAATGCTTTGGAAAGAAAAAGTTTGGAGCAAAATCTGTTTGAATCTATGCAGCAAGCCAAAGATGCAAATATTGCTAAATCAGAATTTCTAGCAAATATGAGTCATGAAATCAGAACTCCACTAAATGGTGTGATCGGTTTTTCAGATTTATTAATGAGAACTAGTCTCGATGAAACGCAAAGGGATTATCTTAAATCTATAACCCAATCCGGTAATTTACTTTTAGAATTAATTAATGATATTTTGGATTTTTCTAAAATTGAGGCAGGAAAACTCGAGCTGAGTCCTGTGATATTGAATCTTCGGGAAATTGCTGAAGAGTTATTATCTATTTTTAAACCTAAGGCTGAAGAGAAAAATATCAAATTAATTCTTTCTCTTGATTTGAATATTCCAGAAGTGGTGGTGATGGATATTACAAGAATAAAGCAGATTATCATGAATTTGCTGAGTAATGCTGTCAAATTCACTAAAGAAGGTGAGATAGAATTAGCTATTCAAGTCAATGATATTAATCCTGCTAAGCAGATTGCTGGGATTACCTTTAGCGTCAGAGATACGGGAATAGGTATATCAAAAGAGAAAGAGAAAGTGATTTTTGAAGCGTTTGCACAAGAAGATAATACGACAACAAGAAAATATGGTGGTACAGGTTTGGGACTCTCTATTTGTAATAAACTACTAGAACTCATGGAGAGTAAACTAAAGCTTGAAACAGAGTTGGGAAGGGGAAGTAAATTTAGTTTTACAATAGATGTTCCATTTGATGAAGGGTCTTATAAATCTGAATTGGCTGATGGGACATTCCGTAAGAAAGTCTTAAATCCAAATGTACTTAAAACAAAAGCAAATAAGATTTTATTGGTAGATGATAATCCTGTCAATATGCTTTTAGCGAAGACTGTTGTGAGAAGTTTGATCCCTGAAGCGTCAATTTTTGAAGCAAAAAATGGTTTGGAGGCGATAGAGTCTTTTAAAATTCATAAACCTGATATTGTTTTTATGGATATTCAAATGCCAGAGTTGAGTGGTTATGAAGCTACTAAAAAAATTAGGGAATTTGAGCAAAATTTGAATCAAAGAGTTCCTATTATCGCCTTGACAGCAGGTACTGTAAAAGGAGAGCATGATAGATGTATAGAGGCAGGAATGGATGATTATTTGAGTAAGCCTATTTTAGTTTCTGATATTTCTGACATGTTGTATAAATACCTCAAAGGAGATAGGAAAACCGAAACACATCAATATCAATCCAAATTTGATGAATATAAGATTACTGATCCTGAGTTTTTTCTTGAATTGATAGAAGTGAGTAAAGTAAATATTTCTGAATTACGGAAAACTTTAGAATCTTATATTCAAGAGCAAAACCTGAATAAAATTAAACAAACGGGGCATGCTTTGAAAGGGGTCGCTTTGAATTTAGAATTAAGCAACCTAATTGATTTGGCATCAGAACTAGAAAGATTGAAAGAATTTCCAGCGTCTGAAAGTCAAGAAATTTTCAAAAAAACTGATAAAGAAATTCAAAAAATCATTGATACGCTGAGTGAAGAAATAGATGAAGCAAAAAAAACATAG
- the clpB gene encoding ATP-dependent chaperone ClpB, translating to MDFKQFTIKSQEAIQKAAELTLAEQQQVIEPAHILKGIFSEDENVTDFIFKKLSVNKNLIAQKLEEIIKSFPKISGQQPYLSNSANQVLTKAKDYLKTFGDEFVAIEHLLLAILNGSDKAAQLLKDQGLTEKTLIEAIKELRQGNKVTDQNAESKYRALEKYSKNLNEMAKKGKIDPVIGRDEEIRRVLQILARRTKNNPILLGEPGVGKTAIVEGLAQRIVSGDVPENLKSKTLISLDMGLLVAGAKYKGEFEERLKAVIKEVTDSDGEIILFIDEIHTLIGAGGGGEGAMDAANLLKPALARGELHAIGATTLKEYQKYIEKDKALERRFQSVIVDEPDAADAISILRGIKDKYELHHGVRIKDDAVISAVELSQRYISDRFLPDKAIDLMDEAAAKLRMEIDSLPQELDELNRRIMQLEIEREAIRRENNKDKETVLSKEIADLSEKRQSVKAKWESEKAVITGIRREKENIDKLKLEAEQAERSGDFGKVAEIRYGKIVDSEKKLESFKDQLEEMQQGSPLLKEEVDHEDIAAVVSKWTGIPLSKMIQSEREKLLHLEDELGRRVAGQREAIVALSDAVRRSRSGLQDPKRPIGSFIFMGTTGVGKTELAKALAEYLFNDDNAMVRIDMSEYQERHAVSRLVGAPPGYVGYDEGGQLTEAVRRKPYSVVLLDEIEKAHPDVFNILLQVLDDGRLTDNKGRIANFKNTIIILTTNIGSTLIQERFAEIEEWNKEEILEKTKSEVYDLLKKSVRPEFLNRIDETIMFEPLNRGVIRKIVDIQWREIQKRLEEANIEIDATPEVLDYLGEVGFDPQFGARPLKRTMQRLILNELSKQILSGYIKNDSAVLVDLDAEKQVYFKNIDSVVV from the coding sequence ATGGATTTCAAACAATTCACTATCAAATCTCAAGAGGCCATTCAAAAGGCAGCTGAATTGACTTTAGCAGAACAACAGCAAGTCATCGAGCCTGCACATATTTTGAAAGGAATCTTTTCAGAAGATGAAAATGTCACTGATTTTATCTTTAAGAAATTATCAGTGAATAAAAATCTGATCGCCCAAAAACTGGAAGAGATTATCAAAAGCTTTCCAAAAATAAGTGGTCAACAACCGTATCTATCCAATTCGGCTAATCAAGTACTTACAAAAGCCAAAGATTACCTTAAAACTTTTGGTGACGAGTTTGTTGCGATCGAGCATTTGCTTCTGGCAATACTTAATGGATCAGATAAAGCAGCGCAACTATTAAAAGATCAAGGGTTGACTGAAAAAACTCTGATCGAAGCAATCAAAGAACTTAGACAAGGAAACAAAGTGACAGATCAAAATGCAGAATCAAAATACAGGGCATTGGAGAAATACTCCAAAAACCTGAATGAAATGGCCAAAAAAGGGAAAATAGACCCTGTTATTGGCCGTGATGAGGAGATAAGAAGAGTCTTACAGATTTTGGCAAGAAGGACCAAAAACAACCCGATCTTACTCGGAGAGCCGGGCGTGGGTAAAACCGCCATTGTGGAAGGCCTAGCACAGCGAATAGTAAGCGGTGATGTCCCAGAAAACCTCAAATCCAAAACATTGATTTCTTTGGATATGGGTTTGCTGGTAGCTGGAGCAAAATACAAAGGAGAATTTGAAGAAAGACTCAAAGCAGTCATCAAGGAAGTGACAGATTCAGATGGAGAAATTATCCTTTTCATAGATGAAATACACACGCTAATTGGTGCTGGAGGAGGCGGAGAAGGTGCAATGGATGCAGCCAATTTGCTTAAGCCGGCTTTGGCTCGTGGTGAACTGCATGCCATCGGAGCGACTACGCTGAAAGAATATCAGAAATATATAGAAAAAGACAAGGCGCTCGAAAGACGATTCCAATCCGTAATCGTGGACGAACCAGATGCAGCTGATGCAATTTCTATTCTAAGAGGAATCAAAGACAAATACGAGCTTCATCATGGTGTTCGTATCAAAGATGATGCGGTAATTTCAGCAGTAGAACTTTCACAACGCTATATTTCTGATCGGTTTTTGCCTGACAAAGCCATCGATTTGATGGATGAAGCCGCAGCGAAATTGAGAATGGAAATCGATTCACTCCCTCAAGAATTGGACGAGCTCAATAGGAGAATCATGCAGCTTGAAATCGAGCGAGAAGCCATCAGAAGAGAAAATAACAAAGACAAAGAAACAGTCCTCAGCAAGGAAATCGCAGATCTTTCTGAAAAAAGACAAAGTGTCAAAGCCAAATGGGAAAGCGAAAAAGCTGTCATCACCGGTATCAGAAGAGAGAAAGAAAATATCGATAAGCTCAAACTGGAAGCTGAACAAGCTGAGCGCTCGGGAGATTTTGGAAAAGTAGCAGAAATCAGGTACGGCAAGATCGTAGATTCGGAAAAAAAACTGGAATCTTTCAAAGATCAATTGGAAGAAATGCAACAAGGTTCTCCACTACTCAAAGAAGAAGTCGATCATGAAGATATTGCGGCCGTTGTGTCCAAGTGGACAGGAATTCCTTTGAGCAAAATGATTCAAAGTGAAAGAGAGAAACTCCTTCACCTCGAAGATGAATTGGGAAGAAGAGTAGCAGGTCAGCGAGAAGCAATCGTAGCACTTTCAGATGCTGTGAGGAGAAGCAGATCAGGTCTTCAAGATCCAAAGCGACCTATTGGTTCCTTTATTTTCATGGGAACAACGGGAGTTGGAAAAACAGAATTGGCAAAAGCCCTTGCAGAATATCTCTTCAATGATGACAATGCCATGGTCAGGATAGACATGTCAGAATATCAGGAGAGACATGCAGTTTCCAGACTTGTAGGAGCACCTCCAGGCTATGTTGGATATGATGAAGGTGGACAACTTACGGAAGCCGTTAGAAGAAAACCATATTCTGTTGTCTTGCTTGACGAGATTGAAAAAGCTCATCCTGATGTATTCAACATCTTACTTCAAGTATTGGATGATGGTCGCTTGACGGATAACAAAGGTAGAATCGCTAATTTCAAGAATACGATTATCATCTTGACGACTAATATTGGCTCTACGCTAATTCAAGAAAGATTTGCTGAAATAGAAGAATGGAACAAAGAGGAAATATTGGAAAAAACCAAATCGGAAGTTTATGATCTTTTGAAGAAATCTGTAAGACCGGAATTCCTGAATAGAATTGATGAAACGATTATGTTTGAACCATTGAATAGAGGCGTCATTAGAAAAATTGTCGATATTCAATGGAGAGAAATCCAAAAAAGACTAGAAGAGGCAAATATTGAAATCGATGCCACGCCAGAGGTTTTGGATTATTTGGGAGAAGTCGGTTTCGATCCTCAATTTGGTGCAAGGCCGTTGAAGCGAACCATGCAGCGCCTGATTCTGAATGAGCTTTCCAAACAGATTTTATCGGGATATATCAAAAATGATTCAGCCGTCTTGGTTGACTTGGATGCTGAAAAACAAGTGTATTTCAAAAATATAGATAGTGTGGTGGTTTAA
- a CDS encoding RNA polymerase sigma factor, with the protein MIHFDLIKQAKKGKHQAQRSIFEELGKPLFMLCLRYVRNQHDAEEILSITFTKAFEKISNFDFQGEGSFEAWIKKITVNECLMFLRKQKNAPLIIEPDENVAEQSESALDKLKSQELFELILKLPEGYRTIFNLYEIEGFSHAEIAEKLGINIGTSKSQLSKAKAYLREIIIKLGLNHAS; encoded by the coding sequence TTGATCCACTTCGACCTCATCAAACAAGCAAAAAAAGGAAAGCATCAAGCTCAGAGAAGCATCTTTGAGGAATTGGGCAAGCCTCTATTCATGCTATGCTTGAGGTATGTGAGAAATCAACATGATGCAGAAGAAATTCTTAGCATCACATTTACCAAAGCTTTTGAGAAGATATCAAACTTCGATTTTCAAGGCGAAGGATCATTTGAGGCTTGGATCAAAAAAATCACGGTCAATGAATGCCTGATGTTTTTGCGAAAGCAAAAAAATGCACCATTAATCATAGAACCTGACGAAAATGTGGCTGAACAAAGTGAATCTGCTTTGGACAAACTCAAAAGTCAAGAACTCTTTGAATTGATCTTGAAGCTACCAGAAGGTTATCGGACCATCTTCAATTTGTATGAAATAGAAGGTTTTTCACACGCAGAAATAGCGGAGAAACTAGGAATCAACATCGGGACTTCTAAATCCCAATTGAGTAAAGCAAAAGCATACTTGAGAGAAATCATCATCAAACTTGGACTAAATCATGCATCCTAA
- a CDS encoding NAD(P)/FAD-dependent oxidoreductase, whose amino-acid sequence MKPTIIIGGGIIGLFTAYYLVEEGVEVVIVDKGDMQVTTSTGNAGMIVPSHIIPLAAPGMISKGISWMFSSKSPFYIHPRLDRKLLEWSWLFYRAANPQHVEKSIPFLKNISLLSKSLYQEFKTKHADAELGLVEKGLMMLYQTPEVEKEEIEFAHLARKHGLEAEILTPDDIAQVEPNLKVKARGAILFPGDAHLSPSALYNYLKTYLKSKGVTFKSNLSVLGFEKKGAKVSAVITPEGAIEGDQFILCGGAWSGELAKMLGFKLPMMGGKGYSFVQENQPEILRASILTEMKVAVSPYGNQVRFGGTMEIAGTNENININRVKGIFESINRFYPDFQSKFPNHEEVWKGLRPCSPDGLPYIGQAPGLENVLVGSGHGMMGISMAPGTGKLLCQIHQKEATGILIDGFGVGRYQ is encoded by the coding sequence ATGAAACCAACCATCATCATCGGCGGAGGCATTATTGGGCTTTTTACAGCTTACTATTTGGTAGAAGAAGGAGTGGAGGTAGTCATTGTGGACAAAGGTGACATGCAGGTAACTACTTCTACGGGAAATGCCGGGATGATCGTGCCAAGCCATATTATTCCTTTGGCTGCTCCAGGGATGATTTCTAAGGGAATCAGCTGGATGTTTTCTTCCAAAAGTCCTTTTTACATTCATCCACGATTGGATAGAAAACTGCTTGAGTGGTCTTGGTTGTTCTATCGTGCTGCCAATCCGCAACATGTAGAGAAAAGTATCCCTTTTTTGAAAAATATCAGTTTGCTCAGCAAATCACTTTATCAAGAATTCAAGACAAAACATGCCGATGCAGAGCTGGGTTTAGTCGAAAAGGGATTGATGATGCTTTATCAAACTCCTGAAGTGGAAAAAGAGGAAATTGAATTTGCGCACTTAGCTAGAAAGCATGGCTTGGAAGCTGAAATTCTTACACCTGACGATATTGCACAGGTAGAACCAAACCTGAAAGTTAAAGCGCGTGGAGCAATATTGTTTCCCGGTGATGCGCATTTGTCTCCTTCCGCTTTGTACAATTATCTAAAGACTTATCTCAAATCAAAGGGTGTTACTTTCAAATCTAATTTATCGGTTTTGGGTTTTGAGAAAAAAGGAGCTAAAGTCAGCGCAGTCATTACTCCTGAAGGGGCAATAGAGGGTGATCAATTTATCCTCTGCGGAGGTGCTTGGTCAGGTGAGTTGGCCAAAATGTTAGGATTCAAACTGCCCATGATGGGAGGGAAAGGCTATAGTTTCGTTCAAGAAAATCAACCTGAAATCCTTCGAGCTTCTATCTTAACTGAGATGAAAGTTGCTGTAAGTCCTTATGGAAATCAAGTCCGCTTCGGTGGAACGATGGAAATCGCCGGGACGAATGAAAATATTAATATCAACAGAGTGAAAGGAATCTTCGAATCGATAAACCGATTTTATCCTGATTTTCAGTCCAAGTTTCCAAATCATGAAGAGGTCTGGAAAGGCTTGAGACCTTGTTCCCCTGATGGCTTACCTTATATCGGACAGGCTCCAGGATTGGAAAATGTTTTGGTAGGTTCAGGTCATGGAATGATGGGAATCAGCATGGCTCCCGGTACCGGCAAACTCCTATGCCAAATCCACCAAAAAGAAGCCACAGGGATTCTGATTGATGGATTTGGAGTGGGGAGGTATCAATAA
- a CDS encoding ATP-binding protein produces the protein MKRKLFEKLLRHCSKREFTILTGARQTGKSTLLKDLDKTLKNKGEPTVFLNLENKILLEELNNSPLNLLAYLPTVEKKVTFFIDEIQYLNDPSNFLKLLYDDHSYQVKIVCSGSSAFFMDNKFKDSLAGRKRIFRINTCDFEEFLMLKNKKELLTEIIRIQENKNYKSVKTDLLRLEWEEYMLYGGYPAVVIEPDSNEKKEILKEIRDSFVKRDIQEAGVRNEDTFYQLLKILASQTGQLVNVNELANTLRTRNETIQSYLEVMQTCFHLTLVKPFFANLRKELTKMPKGYLMDTGLRNCLINNFQPINMRLDKGELWEMTVFRMLVDKHGEDAIHFWRTADGKEVDFIIPDLQSPLALESKFDRNQIKAKKYNYFQENYPNFNFEFATLSPWSEDFFRMEHG, from the coding sequence ATGAAAAGAAAATTATTTGAAAAACTTTTGAGGCATTGTTCGAAAAGAGAGTTTACAATACTAACAGGAGCAAGGCAAACGGGTAAATCTACCCTGCTGAAAGATCTTGATAAAACACTTAAAAATAAAGGCGAGCCTACAGTATTTCTGAATTTAGAAAATAAAATCCTTTTGGAGGAGTTAAATAATTCTCCATTGAATCTATTAGCATATTTACCTACAGTTGAGAAAAAAGTAACTTTTTTTATAGATGAAATTCAGTACTTGAATGATCCTTCAAATTTTTTGAAATTACTTTATGATGATCACAGTTATCAAGTCAAAATTGTCTGCAGTGGAAGCAGCGCTTTTTTCATGGATAATAAATTCAAAGATTCTTTGGCTGGAAGAAAAAGAATATTCAGAATCAACACCTGCGATTTTGAAGAATTTTTAATGCTGAAAAATAAAAAAGAACTATTGACTGAAATCATAAGAATTCAAGAAAATAAGAATTATAAGTCAGTAAAAACAGATCTATTAAGACTAGAATGGGAAGAATACATGCTTTATGGTGGATATCCAGCTGTAGTGATAGAGCCAGATTCGAATGAAAAAAAAGAAATTCTCAAAGAAATAAGAGATTCATTTGTAAAAAGAGATATTCAGGAAGCTGGAGTCAGAAATGAAGATACTTTTTATCAATTGCTCAAAATATTAGCTTCTCAAACCGGCCAATTGGTCAATGTCAATGAATTAGCCAATACACTAAGGACTAGGAATGAAACCATCCAAAGCTACCTAGAAGTAATGCAAACCTGTTTCCACTTAACATTGGTAAAGCCTTTTTTTGCCAATTTGAGAAAAGAACTTACTAAAATGCCAAAAGGATACTTGATGGATACAGGTTTGAGGAACTGTCTGATCAATAATTTTCAGCCTATAAATATGAGACTAGATAAGGGAGAGCTTTGGGAAATGACCGTCTTTAGAATGTTGGTCGACAAGCATGGGGAGGATGCTATCCATTTTTGGAGAACTGCAGATGGCAAGGAAGTAGATTTCATTATTCCTGACTTGCAGTCTCCTCTTGCTTTAGAATCCAAATTTGATCGCAATCAAATCAAAGCCAAAAAATATAATTACTTCCAAGAAAATTACCCCAATTTTAATTTTGAGTTTGCTACGCTCAGCCCTTGGAGTGAGGATTTTTTTAGGATGGAACACGGATAA